Within Ralstonia pickettii DTP0602, the genomic segment GCAGGCTGGGCGCGCCGTGCGAGCGGTGCGGGTCGTTGGCCAGGATCGGGCGGCCGGTGGCGGTGCGCTTGCCGCCGATGACCCAGTTGTTGGAGCCGAGGCTGCGGCCGGTATCGCTGTTGGGATCGACCAGCGCGTAGAGCTGGTCGAGCGGGATGGTGCCGGCCTGTTCGGTGGTCCACGCCTCTTTCGGGAAGCGCGCGGCGGCGGTGGCCAGTTCATAGGCGCGGCGCAGTTCGGCCGCGGGCACCGTGCAGGGATCGAGGCCAGGGTTCAGCTTGGGCTCGACCGGCGGATCGAGTTCGCGGCGCAGCCAGTCGGCGCGCGCGGCCTCGTTCCTGGCCCGGCAGTAGAGCTGCGCGCGCTCGACTTCGCCGGTGAAGTTCAGCGTCAGGCCGTGGTGGCGGATGCGCACGATATCGTCGGCGCGCCAGCGCGCGGGCTTGTAGTTGAGCTTGCGGAATTCAGGCGGCAGCAGTTCGGGTTTCTGCTCGGTCAGCGCCACGTAGGCATTCACACCCGCCACGAAGGCCTCGGCCACGCGCTTGGCGTCGGAGCCGTAGGCGAGCCATTCGCGGTACATGTCGCCGCGGAACAGCACCGCGCGCGCCATGCGGTCGCCGTCGGCATAGGCCGGGCCGAAGTCCCTGGCCATTTCGCCGAGGCCGCGCTTGCGCCACAGGTCGATCTGCCACAGGCGGTCGCGCGCGGCCATGAAGCCCTGCACGTAGAAGGCGTCGTAGAGCGTACCGGCATAGATATGCGGCACGCCCCAGCGGTCGACCAGCACACTGGCGGGTTTTTCCAGGCCGGGTACAGCCAGGCGTTCGGCGCGGGGTGCCTGGGCCATGGCGGCCGATGTGGTGACGAGCAGGGCCAGCGCGGCCGCGATGCGGCGGGGGGTGCTTAACATCAATCAGGTCTCCTCGGTATTGTTGTTGGCTGCAGATGCTTTGCAGACCACACCGAAGATAGTGCATGCCCGGCCCGGGCGCGAGCCGCGCGGCCGATCTCCGCACGGCAGTTGCTTGCAGCTACGAGGTTTAGTAGACGTCGCGCCGGTAGCGGCCGTGGTCGGCCAGCTGGCGCAGTGTGTCCTCACCGAGGATCTCCGCCAGCGCGTCGTTGACGCCGCCGGCCATGCCCTGCAGGCTGCCGCAGACATAGATCGCCGCGCCGTCGTCGACCCACTGGCGCACCGCGCCGGCATGCGCGCGCAGCGCGTCCTGGACGTGGCGCAGCGCGCCGCCGTCGCGCGACCACACCAGGTCCGCGCGCTGCAGCGTGCCATCGGCCTGCCACGCGGCCAGCTCATCGGCAAAGAAACCATCGTGCTGCGCCGAACGCTCGCCGAACAACAGCCAGTTGCGCCGCTGTCCCGCCGCGGCGCGAGCCTTGAGATGCGCGCGCAGCCCGGCCAGGCCCGTGCCGTTGCCGACCAGGATCAGCGGCCGGTCGTCGGCCGGCGGATGGAAGCTGCGGTTGGTGCGGATGCGCAATGCGATGCGCGCCCCCGCTTGCGCATGGGCCGTCAGCCAGCCGGAGGCCAGCCCCAGGCGGCCATCGCCATGGCGGGTCTGCCTCACCAGCAGCTCGAGCGTGCCGTCCTGCGGCAGCGATGCGATCGAATACTCGCGGTGCGGCAGGGGCGACAGCACGTCCACCAGTTGCTGCGGCGGCAGGCCCTGCATCGCGGCAAAGTGCGGCTCGGGCAACGGCATGCGCGTGGCGAGCGCTTGGGCCAGCGTCATGGCGTGGCCATCGCAGCGCACCGGTGTGCCGCCATCCAGCGCGAGCCGCGCCAGCAGCCGCTCGACCTCGGCCGGTGCGTGGCAGGGGCCGACCTCGGCGAGGTCACCGGCCTGCCAGTCCAATGCGGCGCCTGCTTGCGGTGCCAGCGCGATATGGAAGGCCGGCGCGCCCTGGCTGCCCGGGTTCAGGTGACGGCGTTGCGCCAGCCGCCAGCTGCCGTAGCGCGGGCGTTCCCAGTCGGCGATCTCGGCGCCGCCGCTCAGCG encodes:
- a CDS encoding sulfite reductase subunit alpha (K00380: cysJ; sulfite reductase (NADPH) flavoprotein alpha-component [EC:1.8.1.2]); the protein is MSRPSAFAGASWLAVAGGVALALLGPSRAVTAAGVVAAYAGFCGAVIAHHRQRRASVAALASPADDATLVAYASQTGFAEQLALQTATALQGAGMPVQLLSLAEVDARRLAACRQALFVVSTTGEGDAPDSASGFARRLLAGADGLRELRYGILALGDSSYARFCAFGHALDGWLQRHRAQPLFDLIEVDNGDAGALRHWQNHLSALSGGAEIADWERPRYGSWRLAQRRHLNPGSQGAPAFHIALAPQAGAALDWQAGDLAEVGPCHAPAEVERLLARLALDGGTPVRCDGHAMTLAQALATRMPLPEPHFAAMQGLPPQQLVDVLSPLPHREYSIASLPQDGTLELLVRQTRHGDGRLGLASGWLTAHAQAGARIALRIRTNRSFHPPADDRPLILVGNGTGLAGLRAHLKARAAAGQRRNWLLFGERSAQHDGFFADELAAWQADGTLQRADLVWSRDGGALRHVQDALRAHAGAVRQWVDDGAAIYVCGSLQGMAGGVNDALAEILGEDTLRQLADHGRYRRDVY